From Oncorhynchus clarkii lewisi isolate Uvic-CL-2024 chromosome 26, UVic_Ocla_1.0, whole genome shotgun sequence, the proteins below share one genomic window:
- the LOC139385134 gene encoding ribonuclease P protein subunit p25-like, protein MYSGCGVGVASIQRQYQVRDSVRPYTGPGGNTQVPMETGVIPARCPVYQVQPYSGQPSCTVNSVSNTQPTPVPTPLPPPPAALKSGQGGFKKVCRTEEDCPCPFPGLASGVLEMRVKEGSKIRNLMGFAMARMQGDVSGVGVSGGGGLRQVVFSGSGRAVTKTITCAEIMKRKVGSLHQLTKLRYKGVREVWESHEGGASEMTVHRTVPSISILLSKDPLDPQEPGYQPPETLSALWEDRDSVDAPQTASKRPLGLSPYSSFPESKRVCLGLDEGTLALSTPQAN, encoded by the coding sequence ATGTATTCCGGCTGTGGAGTTGGAGTGGCCAGCATTCAAAGACAGTATCAGGTCAGGGACTCTGTCAGACCATACACCGGACCTGGAGGGAATACACAGGTCCCAATGGAAACCGGTGTGATCCCAGCTAGGTGCCCAGTATATCAGGTTCAGCCTTACAGTGGGCAGCCCTCCTGCACTGTCAACAGTGTTTCCAACACACAGCCCACCCCAGTGcctacacctctacctccacctcccgCTGCACTCAAATCGGGCCAGGGTGGGTTCAAGAAGGTGTGTCGCACAGAAGAGGACTGCCCGTGCCCCTTCCCAGGATTGGCCTCAGGAGTGCTTGAGATGCGTGTCAAGGAGGGCAGTAAGATCCGTAACCTCATGGGTTTTGCCATGGCTCGCATGCAGGGGGATGTCAGTGGTGTTGGGGTTAGTGGAGGCGGTGGCCTAAGGCAGGTTGTTTTCTCTGGGTCAGGTCGTGCCGTCACCAAGACCATCACATGCGCTGAGATCATGAAGAGAAAAGTGGGGTCTCTGCACCAGCTGACCAAGCTGCGCTACAAGGGTGTAAGGGAGGTGTGGGAGAGCCACGAAGGGGGGGCATCGGAGATGACCGTTCACAGGACCGTCCCCTCCATCAGCATCCTTTTGTCCAAAGACCCCCTGGACCCCCAGGAGCCCGGCTACCAGCCCCCTGAGACTCTCAGTGCTCtctgggaggacagagacagtgtgGATGCCCCACAGACAGCCAGCAAGAGACCTCTTGGTCTGTCCCCATACAGCAGTTTCCCTGAATCTAAGAGAGTGTGTCTGGgtctggatgaggggactctggCTCTGTCCACCCCCcaggctaactga